The sequence ACCTCTGATTACGGGGTTGCCGGCACCTTTATTCGTGCGGTAGATCCATCATGGATATCCTTTCAAGGAACAGATATCGCCGGTGCCATTGAGAAATCTGTGGAAAGTTTCTCCCATGATGAGCGTGACCGAATGATTCTTCTCATCTCAGATGGGGAGGAGCATCAAGGCGACGCGCTTACGGCAGCACAGAGAGCCGCCGATGAAGGCGTGTACATCTATACCATAGGCGTCGGTTCATCGGAGGGAGCCCTCATCCCCATGCCAGGCAAGGATGGGGAACGCTCGTATAAACGGGACCAGCGTGGCGAAAGAGTTATTACCCGCCTCAATCCCCAGCTCTTGGAAGATATCGCCCTGGAAACGGGGGGGCAGTTTTTCCACGCTGAAACCGACTTGGATCTGCATGCAATTTACGATGATATTCGAGATATGAAAGATGGCGTTTTTGAGCAGCACTATCACGAAGGACTTGCAGAGCAGTATCAACTCTTTCTCGGAGCAAGTATACTCCTGCTATTTTCGTACTATCTACTGCCCCATGCCGTAAGAAAGAAAAAACAATGGAGGGGTCACATTGCATAAGACGCTCTGTGTTATCAGCATGTTTGTTCTCTGCCTTGCCGGGGTGCGGGAACTCAACACCCTGAGCCAGCGCGGCCAGGAAGCCTATGAAACAGGAAACTACGCTGAGGCAGCCCGTATTTACGGACGAGCTGCGGAGAAAGATCCGGAAAACCCCCGAATTCTCTATAATAAAGCCCTTGCCCATACTCAACTGGGAGAACATGCCACGGCAGCAGAGCTCTTAGAAAAGGTTAGCTCTCTTCCTGGACAGGAACAACTGGCGGGACAACATCATTTTTCTCGCGGCGTATCCCTTGATAAACTGGGGGACCACACCTTAGAATTGCTTATGCACCCTACCGAAGAAACGCACGAGCTCTCCCTGG comes from Chitinivibrio alkaliphilus ACht1 and encodes:
- a CDS encoding vWA domain-containing protein, producing the protein MRFAEPTALWALISAPLLLLLFWATFRARRRALRRFGDENLVRELTPPVLFPLEPLRISLCITAWILLVIAVARPLFGERETRREQRGIDIMIALDISNSMYAEEISPNRIRRAQHELSELLTLLKGERVGLTIFAGQSVVQLPLTSDYGVAGTFIRAVDPSWISFQGTDIAGAIEKSVESFSHDERDRMILLISDGEEHQGDALTAAQRAADEGVYIYTIGVGSSEGALIPMPGKDGERSYKRDQRGERVITRLNPQLLEDIALETGGQFFHAETDLDLHAIYDDIRDMKDGVFEQHYHEGLAEQYQLFLGASILLLFSYYLLPHAVRKKKQWRGHIA